The Candidatus Coatesbacteria bacterium nucleotide sequence GACGCGGCCGAAGCGACAGCGTTCAAGTGGATCGATACAAAAAATGTGAGGCAGCCCGGGTCTCAAGCCTACGCTCTAATAAACGACCAAGAGCAGCAGATTCCTTCAGGGGTTCGTGATGCTCTCGACAGCTATGAAATTCGGTCCGT carries:
- a CDS encoding DUF1829 domain-containing protein, with product DAAEATAFKWIDTKNVRQPGSQAYALINDQEQQIPSGVRDALDSYEIRSVAWSEREEVREKLVA